In a single window of the Rhodoferax saidenbachensis genome:
- a CDS encoding outer membrane protein — MIFTPPALLRKSLFCAAGLVVAAATHAQTSSVVLAQAQPVATSLPAAPSKTAAQIDAENSKKWSVYWGWNRSNYSNSTIHFKGQDHDFTLHDVKATDLQTNTGLADIFKYYLNPAEMTIPQTNLRVAYQLNDDTAIALNLDHMKYVVTQDQSVAIDGQIQGVAQSGQQVIADNWLNFEHTDGLNIVSIELEKQKKVDWFGDDRARVFALVGVGVVIPKTNATMHMIGQSRNDEFHLAGWSAGVGAGLEVDMTKSVFLRSAYKMGYVDLPDVLTSARGDKASHHFTYNELLIAVGYRF; from the coding sequence ATGATTTTCACGCCCCCCGCGCTCCTGCGCAAATCCCTCTTTTGCGCAGCGGGCCTGGTGGTCGCTGCGGCCACCCATGCCCAAACCTCTTCGGTGGTACTCGCGCAGGCCCAACCTGTAGCAACCTCGCTACCTGCTGCACCCAGCAAGACGGCTGCACAGATCGACGCCGAGAACAGTAAAAAGTGGTCGGTGTACTGGGGATGGAACCGCTCCAACTACTCCAACAGCACGATCCACTTCAAGGGTCAGGACCACGACTTCACGCTGCACGATGTGAAGGCCACCGACCTGCAGACCAATACGGGTTTGGCCGACATCTTCAAGTACTACCTGAACCCGGCCGAGATGACCATCCCGCAAACCAACCTGCGGGTGGCCTACCAGCTCAATGACGACACCGCCATTGCGCTGAACCTGGACCACATGAAGTACGTGGTGACGCAGGACCAGTCGGTGGCGATTGACGGACAGATCCAGGGTGTGGCGCAGAGCGGCCAGCAAGTCATTGCCGACAACTGGCTCAACTTCGAGCACACCGATGGCTTGAACATCGTCAGTATCGAATTGGAGAAACAAAAGAAGGTGGACTGGTTCGGAGACGACCGCGCGCGGGTATTTGCGCTGGTGGGCGTGGGCGTCGTGATTCCCAAGACCAACGCCACGATGCACATGATTGGCCAGAGCCGCAACGATGAGTTCCATCTGGCGGGCTGGAGCGCGGGCGTCGGTGCGGGGCTGGAAGTGGACATGACCAAATCGGTGTTCCTGCGTTCGGCCTACAAGATGGGGTATGTGGACCTGCCCGATGTGCTGACCAGCGCGCGTGGTGACAAGGCTTCGCACCACTTCACGTACAACGAATTGCTGATTGCGGTGGGCTACCGCTTCTAA
- a CDS encoding quinone oxidoreductase family protein, with protein MSNPLSRAIRIDQHGGSEELKLVQVAVGDPGPGEIRIRHHAVGLNFIDVYQRSGLYPFAMPLQLGMEAAGVVEAVGAGVTHLQAGDRAAYASNPPGAYCNVRVMPAKCVCKLPDAISFETGAAMMLKGLTAQYLLKKTLPQGGLQSGDFVLFHAAAGGVGLIACQWAKALGLHLIATAGSEEKCALALAHGAQHAINYRAEDFAARVKEITDGKGVKVVYDSVGKDTWDKSLDCLAPFGLMASFGNASGPVAPFAPGILGAKGSIYVTRQTLFTHIATRESTQAMADELFEVVGSGKVKIRIDQRYRLEDVQQAHKDLEARQTTGCTILTL; from the coding sequence ATGTCGAACCCACTCTCCCGTGCCATCCGCATTGACCAGCATGGCGGCTCCGAGGAACTCAAGTTGGTGCAAGTGGCGGTGGGAGACCCGGGCCCGGGTGAGATCCGTATCCGCCACCACGCGGTGGGGCTGAACTTTATCGATGTGTACCAGCGCAGCGGTCTGTACCCCTTTGCCATGCCTTTGCAATTGGGCATGGAAGCCGCCGGGGTGGTGGAGGCCGTAGGCGCGGGCGTCACACACCTCCAGGCAGGCGACCGCGCCGCCTACGCGAGCAATCCGCCCGGAGCCTACTGCAATGTGCGTGTGATGCCGGCCAAGTGTGTCTGCAAACTGCCTGACGCCATCAGCTTTGAAACGGGCGCTGCCATGATGCTCAAGGGGCTGACGGCCCAGTACCTGCTCAAGAAAACCCTGCCCCAGGGCGGGCTGCAGTCCGGTGACTTTGTGCTGTTCCATGCGGCGGCGGGCGGCGTAGGCCTGATTGCCTGCCAGTGGGCCAAGGCCCTGGGCCTGCACTTGATCGCTACCGCGGGATCAGAAGAGAAATGTGCTCTGGCCCTTGCCCATGGTGCGCAGCATGCTATCAATTACAGAGCAGAAGACTTCGCCGCACGGGTCAAAGAGATCACCGATGGCAAGGGTGTGAAGGTGGTTTACGACTCGGTAGGCAAGGACACCTGGGACAAATCCTTGGATTGCCTGGCGCCCTTTGGCCTGATGGCCAGTTTTGGCAATGCGTCCGGCCCGGTCGCACCGTTTGCGCCCGGCATCCTGGGCGCCAAGGGGTCGATTTATGTAACCCGCCAGACCCTTTTCACCCACATTGCCACGCGCGAAAGCACCCAGGCCATGGCCGACGAGCTGTTTGAGGTGGTCGGTAGCGGCAAGGTCAAGATCCGCATTGACCAGCGTTACCGGCTGGAAGATGTGCAACAGGCCCACAAAGACCTTGAGGCACGTCAAACAACCGGCTGCACGATCCTCACGCTTTAG
- a CDS encoding DMT family transporter: MNPGLTPTAALLLVIPPLMWAGNAVVGRMVSPLVSPMTLNLLRWAIAFLLLLPIASRVLKPGSPLWGQWRRFAWLSLFSIGGYNALLYLALNSSTAINVTLVGASTPVWMLLIGWLGFRTPVSLRQWLGAVLSIAGVLLVLCRGNWDTLRHLHLVAGDVYVLLASIGWAYYSWLLAHPTPESASLRTDWTGFLMAQIIFGLAWSGVFTGAEWALTPAHIDWGWPLAAALLYIAIGPAIIAYGAWGAGVARAGPAAAGFFTNLTPLFTALLSTLVLGETPQAFHGMAFVLIVSGIVLSSRR, encoded by the coding sequence ATGAACCCTGGCCTTACCCCTACTGCGGCACTGCTGCTGGTCATCCCTCCGCTCATGTGGGCCGGCAATGCCGTGGTGGGCCGCATGGTGAGCCCACTGGTCTCGCCCATGACGCTCAACCTGCTGCGTTGGGCCATTGCCTTCCTGCTATTGCTGCCCATCGCCAGTCGGGTGCTCAAGCCCGGCAGCCCGCTGTGGGGCCAATGGCGCCGCTTTGCCTGGCTGAGTCTGTTCAGCATTGGTGGCTACAACGCCCTGCTTTACCTGGCCCTCAACAGCTCCACCGCCATCAATGTCACGCTGGTGGGTGCCAGTACGCCGGTATGGATGCTGCTGATCGGCTGGCTGGGGTTTCGCACGCCAGTCTCACTACGCCAGTGGCTGGGGGCGGTGCTGTCCATTGCCGGCGTGTTGCTGGTGCTGTGCCGCGGCAACTGGGACACACTGCGCCACTTGCACTTGGTGGCAGGCGACGTGTACGTGCTGCTGGCGTCGATCGGCTGGGCCTATTACAGCTGGCTGCTGGCCCACCCCACGCCGGAGTCTGCGTCCCTGCGCACTGACTGGACCGGTTTTCTCATGGCGCAAATCATTTTTGGTCTGGCCTGGTCCGGCGTTTTCACCGGTGCCGAATGGGCACTCACCCCGGCCCACATCGACTGGGGCTGGCCGTTGGCGGCGGCCTTGCTGTACATCGCCATTGGCCCGGCCATCATTGCCTATGGCGCCTGGGGTGCCGGTGTGGCACGCGCGGGCCCGGCGGCAGCGGGCTTTTTTACCAACCTTACACCGCTGTTTACCGCGCTGCTGTCCACTCTGGTTCTGGGTGAAACACCGCAGGCATTCCACGGGATGGCCTTTGTACTGATTGTCTCGGGCATCGTGCTCTCATCACGCCGTTAG
- a CDS encoding chemotaxis protein CheW — protein sequence MPQKPPLQIDTFLPYMRDVIRCEQALHELNLMWRMIESSAKMNCPEEAQAILPTMAATRQGFNRLEQELVTSLVSEKVATVLGEIGTKAQYVIDIVVRNLYERTADVGFLATDNELCAFVAGLNADQAAARLRLRAYRNKYTVYDEILLLDAAGNVLVQIDESTPLEGSTDPLIAETLASDTFVETFRASDLRPSKRQALIYSRRMLHPQTGNVVGILCLCFNFEQEMAGIFHSHRDPAARSNMLLLDAENRVIESADPLWIPLGAVVPVNRARSSQLMMFSGREYLVCTYRAEGYQGYMGPPGWQGQVMIPVDVAFTGRNSNTLATLDANTKDGLLSHAQSFSAPLYEIMTAAETIRCVVWNGQVMSAGQQGDLTKLKSVLAQISETGARSNALFARSIGDLYETVLTTSLHNSEFVSHLLVDLLDRNLYERSDDCRWWALTPELRTAFAEGAWDDAKAQKIGGILRYINSLYTVYTRLFVYDTAGRIVADAALNPADASAVGSRVDAQTLANVLALQTEQDYCVTPFAATPLYGGAPTYVYHAAIRDPQNDSSVVGGIGIVFNSGPEFAAMLQGGLGNQPGLQALFVDRQGHVIASTDPKRPVGTLLEVAQDILALPNGQSASCIVHHDGEYAIMGCTASTGYREFKVSDGYQDDVLAFVFEPLGEVRERSGASSRGEMVLQAEAVGAGGVEFATFFIDGTLFALPAEHVQEAVSAAAMTSVPVGNRRACIGMLALQPARGNPAAVWVFDLGYLVRGQPTRIDKSSQVVILRHGQQTMGLLVDGLHGVPEFRDSHIMHTPFGVEGSAALVKRFIKANGGDLLIQVIDVPACFQQV from the coding sequence ATGCCCCAGAAGCCACCGCTTCAGATTGACACCTTCCTGCCCTACATGCGCGACGTGATCCGTTGCGAGCAGGCGTTGCACGAGCTCAACCTGATGTGGCGGATGATCGAATCCTCGGCCAAGATGAATTGTCCCGAGGAAGCACAGGCCATCCTGCCGACCATGGCCGCGACTCGCCAGGGGTTCAACCGGCTGGAGCAGGAACTGGTGACCAGCTTGGTGAGCGAAAAAGTGGCCACGGTGCTGGGCGAGATCGGTACCAAGGCGCAGTATGTGATCGACATCGTGGTGCGTAATTTGTACGAACGCACGGCGGATGTGGGGTTTCTGGCCACCGACAACGAGCTGTGTGCTTTTGTTGCCGGCCTCAATGCGGACCAGGCGGCAGCGCGTTTGCGCCTGCGTGCCTACCGCAACAAATACACGGTGTATGACGAAATCCTGCTGCTCGATGCGGCGGGCAATGTGCTGGTGCAGATTGACGAGAGTACGCCGCTGGAAGGCAGCACCGACCCGCTGATTGCAGAGACGCTGGCCAGCGACACATTTGTCGAAACCTTTCGCGCCAGCGACCTGCGTCCGTCCAAGCGCCAGGCCCTGATTTATTCGCGCCGCATGCTGCATCCGCAGACCGGTAACGTGGTGGGCATCCTGTGCCTGTGTTTCAACTTCGAGCAGGAGATGGCGGGCATCTTCCACTCGCACCGCGATCCGGCAGCGCGGTCCAACATGCTGCTGCTCGACGCTGAGAACCGCGTCATCGAGAGTGCGGACCCGTTGTGGATTCCGCTGGGGGCGGTGGTGCCGGTGAACCGCGCGCGCTCGTCCCAGTTGATGATGTTTTCGGGCCGGGAGTATCTGGTGTGCACCTACCGCGCGGAAGGCTACCAGGGCTATATGGGGCCGCCCGGATGGCAGGGCCAGGTGATGATTCCGGTGGATGTGGCCTTCACCGGACGCAACAGCAACACGCTGGCCACGCTGGACGCCAACACCAAGGACGGGCTGCTGTCGCATGCCCAGTCCTTCTCGGCCCCGCTGTACGAGATCATGACTGCGGCAGAAACCATCCGTTGTGTCGTGTGGAACGGGCAGGTGATGTCGGCCGGGCAGCAGGGCGATCTGACCAAGCTGAAATCCGTACTGGCCCAGATCAGCGAAACCGGGGCCCGCAGCAATGCGCTGTTTGCCCGGTCGATTGGGGATCTGTATGAGACCGTGCTGACCACCAGCCTGCACAACTCGGAGTTTGTGTCGCACCTGTTGGTGGATTTGCTCGATCGCAATCTCTACGAACGCTCGGACGACTGCCGCTGGTGGGCGTTGACGCCGGAGTTGCGCACCGCCTTTGCCGAAGGGGCCTGGGACGACGCGAAGGCCCAGAAGATCGGCGGCATTCTTCGCTACATCAATTCGCTCTACACGGTCTACACCCGTTTGTTTGTGTACGACACGGCGGGGCGCATCGTGGCCGATGCCGCGCTGAATCCGGCCGACGCCAGTGCCGTAGGCAGCCGCGTGGATGCCCAAACGCTGGCGAACGTGTTAGCCCTGCAGACCGAGCAGGACTATTGCGTGACCCCGTTTGCTGCGACGCCGCTGTATGGCGGTGCGCCCACCTATGTGTACCACGCGGCCATCCGCGATCCGCAGAATGATTCCAGCGTGGTCGGTGGCATCGGCATCGTGTTCAATTCGGGGCCCGAATTCGCGGCCATGCTGCAGGGCGGGCTGGGAAACCAGCCGGGCTTGCAGGCCTTGTTTGTCGACCGGCAGGGCCACGTGATCGCCAGCACGGACCCCAAGCGACCCGTCGGCACACTGCTGGAGGTAGCCCAGGACATACTGGCCTTGCCCAATGGGCAAAGCGCATCGTGCATCGTCCACCACGATGGTGAGTACGCCATCATGGGGTGCACGGCATCCACCGGGTACCGGGAATTCAAGGTCTCCGATGGGTACCAGGACGACGTGCTGGCATTCGTGTTTGAGCCACTCGGCGAGGTTCGCGAGCGCTCGGGGGCGTCAAGCCGGGGTGAGATGGTTCTTCAGGCGGAAGCGGTGGGTGCCGGTGGCGTGGAGTTTGCCACTTTCTTCATTGACGGCACGCTGTTTGCGCTGCCGGCGGAGCACGTGCAGGAGGCGGTATCCGCCGCTGCCATGACCTCTGTGCCGGTGGGCAACCGGCGGGCATGTATCGGCATGTTGGCGTTGCAGCCCGCGCGGGGCAACCCGGCTGCCGTGTGGGTTTTTGACCTGGGGTACCTGGTGCGCGGCCAGCCCACACGCATCGACAAGAGCAGCCAGGTCGTCATCCTGCGCCATGGCCAGCAGACCATGGGCTTGCTGGTGGATGGGCTCCATGGCGTGCCCGAGTTCCGGGATTCCCACATCATGCACACCCCGTTTGGCGTGGAGGGCAGTGCGGCCCTGGTCAAACGCTTCATCAAGGCCAACGGCGGTGACCTGCTGATTCAGGTAATCGATGTGCCGGCCTGCTTCCAGCAGGTCTAA
- a CDS encoding putative bifunctional diguanylate cyclase/phosphodiesterase, whose product MSRGRKTAVGLDTPFLLGDIAERALLSDPVEDAAAFGRWWYVPQSGHWVLSQGVARLLDVPAGLHNDLQTCFGAIVADDLPAFHATLARAAMATADTLPVEYEFRTIDALVGLRWIRLVVLPVTGANTGAEAAPMTGMLVDMTASRVAEMRERFCFESTQLLIGTHTLDEAITRVIQLVCENLGWECGAYWSPERGQMGQQRLSSKHYWYKPGSGVEAFIADGQDMSLAPGEGLIGCVWSSMQAEWVEDVLHDAVFLGGLVAHQCGLKSGYAFPVSYVTVDGRRKSHGVLEFYSRQARQREAQLPELSFTIGSLISQTVERLEQQNLIRRLAQIDDLTGLINRKHFQQLLDSACMEAGAFGQKFAVLYIDLDRFKPINDAFGHEAGNLVLREFSQRLMDLGEDHFHVGRLGGDEFAILLTQREHWPDLQALGERILLAARTPFLYAGQELTLSASVGISVFPDSGRTGSELMRSADSAMYRSKQGGRNALSFFLAAPGETLVSQQTALAEQLSMEAGLHRALLGNEFFLEYQPIFDVESETLVAVEALLRWRRPDGVLVRPDVFIPVAEQSRLIVQIGRWVVKQACGDLAVLHRSGFPNLVVNVNMAALEFVNANLPSELLAVIHGSGVEPRHICLELTESMVMKQPDKVIPVMGALRQLGFKISMDDFGTGHSSLSRMKNLPVSSLKIDRSFVSGLPHDRDDGAIVRAILALGHHMQLRVIAEGVESDAQLLYLRQFGCRYIQGFALSRPIPLAALLTLVYPHRSLPYAPEATASD is encoded by the coding sequence TTGAGCCGCGGTCGAAAGACTGCCGTTGGACTGGATACGCCGTTCCTGCTGGGTGACATCGCCGAGCGGGCGTTGCTGTCTGATCCGGTGGAAGACGCCGCGGCATTCGGGCGTTGGTGGTACGTGCCGCAGTCGGGCCACTGGGTCCTGAGCCAGGGGGTAGCGCGCCTGCTGGATGTACCCGCAGGCTTGCATAACGACTTGCAGACCTGTTTTGGCGCGATCGTCGCCGATGACCTGCCTGCCTTCCATGCCACGCTGGCCCGCGCCGCGATGGCCACTGCCGATACGCTCCCTGTTGAATACGAGTTCCGCACCATTGATGCGCTGGTTGGTTTGCGTTGGATTCGTCTGGTGGTGTTGCCCGTCACCGGTGCCAATACCGGCGCGGAGGCGGCACCGATGACCGGCATGCTGGTGGACATGACGGCGTCTCGCGTGGCCGAGATGCGCGAGCGCTTCTGTTTTGAGTCCACCCAGTTGCTCATAGGCACCCACACCCTGGACGAAGCGATCACACGCGTGATCCAGTTGGTGTGTGAAAACCTGGGTTGGGAGTGCGGCGCCTATTGGTCACCCGAGCGGGGGCAGATGGGCCAGCAACGCCTGAGCAGCAAACACTACTGGTACAAGCCGGGCTCCGGCGTGGAAGCCTTTATTGCAGACGGGCAGGACATGTCCCTGGCCCCCGGTGAAGGCCTGATTGGCTGCGTCTGGAGCAGTATGCAGGCCGAGTGGGTGGAAGACGTCTTGCACGACGCCGTGTTTCTGGGCGGGCTGGTCGCGCACCAATGTGGCCTGAAGTCGGGTTATGCGTTCCCGGTGTCGTATGTGACGGTGGATGGCCGGCGCAAAAGCCATGGTGTGCTGGAGTTTTACAGCCGCCAGGCGCGCCAGCGCGAGGCCCAGTTGCCCGAGCTCTCCTTCACCATTGGTTCGCTGATATCGCAGACGGTGGAGCGTCTGGAGCAACAAAACCTGATTCGTCGCCTGGCGCAGATCGATGACCTGACCGGCTTGATCAACCGCAAACATTTCCAGCAGTTGCTGGACTCGGCTTGTATGGAGGCGGGGGCGTTTGGCCAGAAATTCGCGGTGTTGTACATCGATCTGGACCGCTTCAAACCGATCAACGACGCGTTTGGCCATGAGGCCGGCAACCTGGTGCTGCGCGAGTTTTCGCAGCGCCTGATGGATCTCGGTGAAGACCATTTTCACGTGGGACGCCTGGGGGGCGACGAGTTCGCCATTCTGCTCACGCAGCGGGAGCATTGGCCGGATCTGCAGGCGCTGGGAGAGCGCATTCTGCTGGCGGCCCGCACGCCCTTTTTGTACGCCGGGCAAGAGCTCACGCTGTCGGCCAGCGTGGGCATCAGTGTGTTCCCCGACAGCGGGCGCACGGGCTCGGAACTCATGCGTTCGGCAGATTCCGCCATGTACCGCAGCAAGCAGGGCGGGCGCAATGCCCTGAGTTTCTTTCTGGCTGCACCCGGCGAGACGCTGGTCAGCCAGCAGACCGCGCTGGCGGAGCAGCTCAGCATGGAAGCCGGCCTGCACCGCGCTCTGCTTGGCAATGAATTCTTTCTGGAGTACCAGCCCATCTTTGATGTGGAGAGCGAGACGCTGGTGGCCGTAGAGGCCTTGCTGCGTTGGCGCAGGCCCGATGGTGTGCTGGTGCGGCCTGATGTATTCATACCGGTGGCCGAGCAAAGCCGCCTGATCGTGCAGATTGGCCGCTGGGTGGTGAAGCAGGCCTGTGGTGACCTGGCCGTGCTGCACCGTTCCGGGTTTCCCAATCTGGTGGTCAATGTGAATATGGCGGCGCTGGAGTTTGTCAACGCCAATTTGCCCAGTGAACTGCTGGCGGTCATTCACGGCAGTGGTGTGGAGCCGCGCCACATCTGCCTGGAGCTCACCGAGAGCATGGTGATGAAGCAGCCCGACAAGGTGATTCCGGTGATGGGCGCCCTGCGGCAACTGGGCTTCAAGATCAGCATGGATGACTTCGGCACCGGGCACTCCTCGCTCTCGCGCATGAAAAATCTGCCGGTGTCGTCTCTGAAGATTGACCGTTCGTTTGTCAGTGGGCTGCCCCACGACAGAGACGATGGTGCCATCGTGCGCGCCATCCTGGCGCTGGGTCACCACATGCAACTGCGCGTGATTGCGGAGGGTGTGGAGTCCGACGCACAGCTGCTGTATCTGCGGCAGTTTGGTTGTCGTTACATCCAGGGGTTCGCGCTGAGTCGCCCCATTCCCCTGGCGGCATTGCTCACACTGGTTTATCCCCATCGGAGTCTGCCCTATGCCCCAGAAGCCACCGCTTCAGATTGA